ATACGCCGGCGCTGGCGCTGTACCACAGCGAAGGATTCAACGAGATCGGCCGCCGCCCGCGTTACTACCCGGCCGCACAGGGGCGCGAGGATGCGGTGGTGATGGCGATCGAACTGGTCGACGGCGACCTGCAGGTGATGCCGCCGCTGTAACGGGGAAGGGGTGCCGGCCAGCGGCCGGCACTACCGATGCGCCGCTCACGCCAGGCGCAACGCCAGCACGCCACCGACGATGAGCGACGCCGCCAGCCAGCGCGCGCGTGGTATCCGTTCGCGCAGCAGGAACACCGAGATCAGCAGCGCGAACAGGATCGAGGATTCGCGCAGCGCCGAGATCATCGCCACCGGCGCCTGGGTCATGGCCCACAACGCCATCGCATAGGAGGCGGTGGTGCCGACGCCACCGGCCAGTCCCAGCGGCCAATGCTGCCGCGCATAGTCCAGTACCGCGCCGCCGCGCGTGTACAACGCCCACAGCGGCAGCGGAATGCCCGACAGCAGGAACAACCACAGCGTGTAGCTGAGCGCGCTGCCGGACTGCCGCGCACCCTGCGCATCGACTAGGGTGTAGGTGGCGATCATCGCTGCGGTCAACAGCGGCAGGCGCAGTTGGCCGCCACGCGCACCCAGTGCCATGCACAGGATGCCGGTGCTCACCAGCACCACACCCAGCCACGCTGCAGCGGGCAATGGCTCACCGAGCAGGGTGCCCGCCAGTGCGACCAGGATCGGCGCGCTGCCACGCATCAGCGGATAGGCCAGGCTCATGTCGACCTGCTGGTAACAGCGTGCGACCAGCCCGTAATAGGTCACCTGCAACAGCACCGATGCGCCCAGCCACGGCCAGCTGTGCGCGGCTGGGAAGGGCAGCAAGGGCAGAGCGACAGCAGACAGCAGCGCGGCGCTGCCGGTCACCAGGACGGTGCCGAGGAATTTGTCGGGCCCGCGTTTGACGATCGCGTTCCAGCTGGCATGCAGCGCCGCGGCGGCGAGAACCAGCAGGAAGATGGACAGAGGCATCCGGCGATGATGCCATGCGGGGGAAATGGAAACGCCGGGCATCGCCCGGCGTTTCCGATTCCGCAGTGGTAGGTGCCAACCTTTC
The sequence above is a segment of the Stenotrophomonas maltophilia genome. Coding sequences within it:
- a CDS encoding EamA family transporter, translated to MPLSIFLLVLAAAALHASWNAIVKRGPDKFLGTVLVTGSAALLSAVALPLLPFPAAHSWPWLGASVLLQVTYYGLVARCYQQVDMSLAYPLMRGSAPILVALAGTLLGEPLPAAAWLGVVLVSTGILCMALGARGGQLRLPLLTAAMIATYTLVDAQGARQSGSALSYTLWLFLLSGIPLPLWALYTRGGAVLDYARQHWPLGLAGGVGTTASYAMALWAMTQAPVAMISALRESSILFALLISVFLLRERIPRARWLAASLIVGGVLALRLA